One genomic region from Harpia harpyja isolate bHarHar1 chromosome 1, bHarHar1 primary haplotype, whole genome shotgun sequence encodes:
- the ZBTB47 gene encoding zinc finger and BTB domain-containing protein 47 isoform X1, producing MLIVEKTTDYPSAEYSLVEDVALHFTCLMDRLNEQRLFQPDLCDVDIVLVQHKSIFPAHKGVLAAYSQFFHSLFTQNKQLQRVELSLEALTSQGLQQILNFIYTSKLLVNSCNVQDVLNAAAVLQMNNIASSCQNLLDTRSLSLAADMALPAEGCAGPPPYYCEIKQEVDAPHPKIYAREGNDPYSVRVEDGAGGGTLPPGPAKQYYKEEKDDGPGAVCKMEGEESEEDLDSQGSYNREQIIVEVNLNNQTLNVSKGMEGKAAASEAAVMGRPDGDGRDTEEDGEGENEEGEEEEEEEEDAEVGEEEEEEHSEEEDLEETTEEEDDDDDEEDASEVKREKGGQPRRGSRASKSTKPAMATRSQEMAKVEEEEEEEEEGQRGRKRKKEQDGLGQKVKLEEKQHYPCKKCPRVFNNRWYLEKHMNVTHSRMQICDKCGKRFLLESELLLHHQTDCEKNIQCVTCGKGFKKLWSLHEHNKIVHGYAEKKFSCEICEKKFYTMAHVRKHMVAHTKDMPFTCETCGKSFKRSMSLKVHSLQHSGEKPFKCENCNERFQYKYQLRSHMSIHIGHKQFMCQWCGKDFNMKQYFDEHMKTHTGEKPYICEICGKSFTSRPNMKRHRRTHTGEKPYPCDVCGQRFRFSNMLKAHKEKCFRVSNPLALDTAAPQPAASPAPLPPRPRRLSPAPAAASSPSTDPSSSSSPTATPSPLSRGEDKFEQQLGAPPHPGRAPARTALPVGNVSPRGAKASLALYPPSSLFWGCFGFFFLFLTRHSPWKGGAGGSPALRSVGVEGGEPPSVCKGIGKRHHSVSSSYPLASSLCRDAGRARRSRMPRRPGLSLPVLRAHSLAE from the exons cTGATAGTCGAAAAAACAACTGACTACCCTTCGGCTGAGTACTCCCTGGTGGAGGATGTAGCCCTCCACTTCACGTGTTTGATGGACAGACTGAACGAGCAGCGCCTCTTTCAGCCGGACCTGTGTGACGTGGACATCGTGCTGGTGCAGCACAAAAGCATCTTCCCGGCGCATAAGGGGGTCCTGGCGGCCTACAGCCAGTTCTTCCACTCCCTCTTCACCCAAAACAAGCAGCTGCAGCGCGTGGAGCTCTCCCTGGAGGCCCTCACCTCGCAGGGCCTCCAGCAGATCCTCAACTTCATCTACACGTCCAAGCTCCTCGTCAACTCCTGCAATGTGCAGGACGTGCTGAACGCGGCTGCCGTGCTGCAGATGAACAACATCGCCTCCTCCTGCCAGAACCTCCTCGACACCCGCTCGCTCAGCCTGGCCGCCGACATGGCCCTGCCCGCCGAGGGCTGCGCTGGACCCCCGCCCTACTACTGCGAGATCAAGCaggaggtggatgccccccaTCCCAAAATCTACGCCCGGGAGGGCAACGACCCCTACTCGGTGCGGGTGGAGGATGGAGCAGGCGGTGGGACGCTCCCGCCTGGTCCGGCCAAGCAGTACTacaaggaggagaaggatgaTGGTCCGGGCGCTGTCTGTAAGATGGAGGGCGAGGAGTCCGAGGAGGATCTGGACAGCCAGGGCTCGTACAACCGGGAGCAGATCATCGTGGAGGTGAACCTCAACAACCAGACCCTCAACGTCTCCAAGGGCATGGAGGGGAAAGCAGCCGCCAGCGAGGCGGCCGTGATGGGGCGGCCTGACGGTGATGGGCGTGACacggaggaggatggggagggggagaacgaggaaggagaggaggaggaggaagaggaggaggatgcggAGGTgggcgaggaggaagaggaggagcacaGCGAGGAGGAAGACCTGGAGGAGACGACGGAAGAAGAGGATGATGACGATGACGAGGAAGACGCGTCGGAGGTGAAGAGGGAAAAGGGTGGGCAGCCCCGCAGAGGCAGCCGGGCGTCCAAATCCACCAAACCTGCCATGGCAACCAGGTCCCAGGAGATGGCCaaggtggaagaggaggaggaggaggaagaggaaggccagcgagggaggaagaggaaaaaggaacaggACGGTTTGGGCCAGAAGGTGAAgctggaggagaagcagcactaCCCGTGCAAGAAGTGCCCCCGGGTCTTCAACAACCGCTGGTACCTGGAGAAGCACATGAATGTCACGCACAGCCGCATGCAGATCTGCGACAAGTGCGGCAAACGCTTCCTCCTCGAGAGCGAGCTGCTGCTGCACCACCAGACCGACTGCGAGAAGAACATCCAG TGCGTGACCTGTGGGAAGGGGTTCAAGAAGCTCTGGTCCCTCCATGAGCACAACAAGATCGTCCACGGCTACGCCGAGAAGAAGTTCTCCTGCGAGATCTGCGAGAAGAAGTTCTACACCATGGCCCACGTGCGCAAACACATGGTTG CTCACACCAAGGACATGCCGTTCACCTGCGAGACCTGCGGGAAGTCCTTCAAGCGCAGCATGTCCCTCAAGGTCCATTCACTCCAGCACTCTGGGGAAAAGCCTTTTAAATGTGAG AACTGCAATGAGCGTTTCCAGTACAAGTACCAGCTGCGCTCCCACATGAGCATCCACATCGGCCACAAGCAGTTCATGTGCCAGTGGTGCGGCAAGGACTTCAACATGAAGCAGTACTTCGACGAGCACATGAAGACGCACACGG GCGAGAAGCCCTACATCTGCGAGATCTGCGGGAAGAGCTTCACCAGCCGCCCCAACATGAAGCGGCATCGCCGGACCCACACGGGCGAGAAGCCGTACCCCTGCGACGTCTGCGGCCAACGCTTCCGCTTCTCCAACATGCTCAAAGCCCACAAGGAGAAATGTTTCCGAGTCAGCAACCCTTTGGCTTTGGACACGGCTGCCCCCCAACCCgccgccagcccggccccgctgcccccccggccccggcgtctctcccctgcccctgccGCTGCTTCATCCCCTTCCACagacccttcctcctcctcctcacctaccgccaccccctcccctctttcccgCGGGGAGGATAAATTCGAACAACAACtaggtgcccccccccaccccggccgtGCGCCTGCACGGACTGCTCTACCCGTTGGGAACGTCTCCCCCCGGGGAGCCAAGGCTTCGCTTGCTCTCTACCccccttcctccttgttttggggttgttttgggttttttttcctttttctcacccGTCATTCTCCGTGGAaagggggagcaggaggaagcccTGCCCTGAGGAGCGTGGGTGTTGAGGGGGGGGAACCGCCGTCCGTCTGTAAGGGTATAGGTAAAAGGCATCACTCCGTTTCATCTTCCTACCCATTGGCTTCGTCCTTGTGCCGGGATGCTGGCAGGGCTCGGAGGAGCAGGATGCCGCGCCGTCCGGGCTTGAGCTTGCCGGTGTTGCGTGCCCACTCGCTAGCCGAATGA
- the ZBTB47 gene encoding zinc finger and BTB domain-containing protein 47 isoform X2 — translation MDRLNEQRLFQPDLCDVDIVLVQHKSIFPAHKGVLAAYSQFFHSLFTQNKQLQRVELSLEALTSQGLQQILNFIYTSKLLVNSCNVQDVLNAAAVLQMNNIASSCQNLLDTRSLSLAADMALPAEGCAGPPPYYCEIKQEVDAPHPKIYAREGNDPYSVRVEDGAGGGTLPPGPAKQYYKEEKDDGPGAVCKMEGEESEEDLDSQGSYNREQIIVEVNLNNQTLNVSKGMEGKAAASEAAVMGRPDGDGRDTEEDGEGENEEGEEEEEEEEDAEVGEEEEEEHSEEEDLEETTEEEDDDDDEEDASEVKREKGGQPRRGSRASKSTKPAMATRSQEMAKVEEEEEEEEEGQRGRKRKKEQDGLGQKVKLEEKQHYPCKKCPRVFNNRWYLEKHMNVTHSRMQICDKCGKRFLLESELLLHHQTDCEKNIQCVTCGKGFKKLWSLHEHNKIVHGYAEKKFSCEICEKKFYTMAHVRKHMVAHTKDMPFTCETCGKSFKRSMSLKVHSLQHSGEKPFKCENCNERFQYKYQLRSHMSIHIGHKQFMCQWCGKDFNMKQYFDEHMKTHTGEKPYICEICGKSFTSRPNMKRHRRTHTGEKPYPCDVCGQRFRFSNMLKAHKEKCFRVSNPLALDTAAPQPAASPAPLPPRPRRLSPAPAAASSPSTDPSSSSSPTATPSPLSRGEDKFEQQLGAPPHPGRAPARTALPVGNVSPRGAKASLALYPPSSLFWGCFGFFFLFLTRHSPWKGGAGGSPALRSVGVEGGEPPSVCKGIGKRHHSVSSSYPLASSLCRDAGRARRSRMPRRPGLSLPVLRAHSLAE, via the exons ATGGACAGACTGAACGAGCAGCGCCTCTTTCAGCCGGACCTGTGTGACGTGGACATCGTGCTGGTGCAGCACAAAAGCATCTTCCCGGCGCATAAGGGGGTCCTGGCGGCCTACAGCCAGTTCTTCCACTCCCTCTTCACCCAAAACAAGCAGCTGCAGCGCGTGGAGCTCTCCCTGGAGGCCCTCACCTCGCAGGGCCTCCAGCAGATCCTCAACTTCATCTACACGTCCAAGCTCCTCGTCAACTCCTGCAATGTGCAGGACGTGCTGAACGCGGCTGCCGTGCTGCAGATGAACAACATCGCCTCCTCCTGCCAGAACCTCCTCGACACCCGCTCGCTCAGCCTGGCCGCCGACATGGCCCTGCCCGCCGAGGGCTGCGCTGGACCCCCGCCCTACTACTGCGAGATCAAGCaggaggtggatgccccccaTCCCAAAATCTACGCCCGGGAGGGCAACGACCCCTACTCGGTGCGGGTGGAGGATGGAGCAGGCGGTGGGACGCTCCCGCCTGGTCCGGCCAAGCAGTACTacaaggaggagaaggatgaTGGTCCGGGCGCTGTCTGTAAGATGGAGGGCGAGGAGTCCGAGGAGGATCTGGACAGCCAGGGCTCGTACAACCGGGAGCAGATCATCGTGGAGGTGAACCTCAACAACCAGACCCTCAACGTCTCCAAGGGCATGGAGGGGAAAGCAGCCGCCAGCGAGGCGGCCGTGATGGGGCGGCCTGACGGTGATGGGCGTGACacggaggaggatggggagggggagaacgaggaaggagaggaggaggaggaagaggaggaggatgcggAGGTgggcgaggaggaagaggaggagcacaGCGAGGAGGAAGACCTGGAGGAGACGACGGAAGAAGAGGATGATGACGATGACGAGGAAGACGCGTCGGAGGTGAAGAGGGAAAAGGGTGGGCAGCCCCGCAGAGGCAGCCGGGCGTCCAAATCCACCAAACCTGCCATGGCAACCAGGTCCCAGGAGATGGCCaaggtggaagaggaggaggaggaggaagaggaaggccagcgagggaggaagaggaaaaaggaacaggACGGTTTGGGCCAGAAGGTGAAgctggaggagaagcagcactaCCCGTGCAAGAAGTGCCCCCGGGTCTTCAACAACCGCTGGTACCTGGAGAAGCACATGAATGTCACGCACAGCCGCATGCAGATCTGCGACAAGTGCGGCAAACGCTTCCTCCTCGAGAGCGAGCTGCTGCTGCACCACCAGACCGACTGCGAGAAGAACATCCAG TGCGTGACCTGTGGGAAGGGGTTCAAGAAGCTCTGGTCCCTCCATGAGCACAACAAGATCGTCCACGGCTACGCCGAGAAGAAGTTCTCCTGCGAGATCTGCGAGAAGAAGTTCTACACCATGGCCCACGTGCGCAAACACATGGTTG CTCACACCAAGGACATGCCGTTCACCTGCGAGACCTGCGGGAAGTCCTTCAAGCGCAGCATGTCCCTCAAGGTCCATTCACTCCAGCACTCTGGGGAAAAGCCTTTTAAATGTGAG AACTGCAATGAGCGTTTCCAGTACAAGTACCAGCTGCGCTCCCACATGAGCATCCACATCGGCCACAAGCAGTTCATGTGCCAGTGGTGCGGCAAGGACTTCAACATGAAGCAGTACTTCGACGAGCACATGAAGACGCACACGG GCGAGAAGCCCTACATCTGCGAGATCTGCGGGAAGAGCTTCACCAGCCGCCCCAACATGAAGCGGCATCGCCGGACCCACACGGGCGAGAAGCCGTACCCCTGCGACGTCTGCGGCCAACGCTTCCGCTTCTCCAACATGCTCAAAGCCCACAAGGAGAAATGTTTCCGAGTCAGCAACCCTTTGGCTTTGGACACGGCTGCCCCCCAACCCgccgccagcccggccccgctgcccccccggccccggcgtctctcccctgcccctgccGCTGCTTCATCCCCTTCCACagacccttcctcctcctcctcacctaccgccaccccctcccctctttcccgCGGGGAGGATAAATTCGAACAACAACtaggtgcccccccccaccccggccgtGCGCCTGCACGGACTGCTCTACCCGTTGGGAACGTCTCCCCCCGGGGAGCCAAGGCTTCGCTTGCTCTCTACCccccttcctccttgttttggggttgttttgggttttttttcctttttctcacccGTCATTCTCCGTGGAaagggggagcaggaggaagcccTGCCCTGAGGAGCGTGGGTGTTGAGGGGGGGGAACCGCCGTCCGTCTGTAAGGGTATAGGTAAAAGGCATCACTCCGTTTCATCTTCCTACCCATTGGCTTCGTCCTTGTGCCGGGATGCTGGCAGGGCTCGGAGGAGCAGGATGCCGCGCCGTCCGGGCTTGAGCTTGCCGGTGTTGCGTGCCCACTCGCTAGCCGAATGA
- the KLHL40 gene encoding kelch-like protein 40, producing the protein MGLPFDQVEELRLYQQTLLQDGLKDMLDHNKFLDCVLKVKGKEFPCHRLVLAACSPYFRAMFLSDMEESKKREVSLEDVDPDVMGKILHYIYTSELEITEQNVQDIFSVANMFQIPSIFTVCVSFLQKRLCLSNCLAIFRLGLMLDCARLAVAARDFICDRFALVSRDEEFYQLSPDELIAIISSDSLNIEKEETVFEVVMKWVGTKDHESRQKALPVIFESIRFRLMPNDYIKDHVEKHAMVKSSPELLKKLQMVKDAQKGKFTVVKKKKVKKSSDKQVKDNVVNGAVDEKEDTEEDALPGILNDTMRFGMFLQDLIFMVSDSGAVAYDPTANECYFASLSTQIPKNHISLVTKENQIFIVGGLYYNEDNKEDPMSSYFLQYDHLDADWLGMPPLPSPRCLFGLGEAENSIFVVGGKELKEGEKTLDSVLCYDRLSFKWGEADSLPYAVYGHAVVSHKDLIYIIGGKGSDKKCLKTMCVYNPAKFEWKELAPMKTARSLFGAAVHKDKIYVAAGVTDSGLTNSVEVYDIATNKWDTFTEFPQERSSVSLVSLAGVLYLLGGFATVETESGELVPTELNDVWRYDEEQKKWEGVLREIQYASGATFLPVRLNVLRLTKM; encoded by the exons ATGGGTTTGCCTTTTGATCAAGTGGAAGAATTGCGTCTCTACCAGCAAACTCTCCTGCAGGATGGACTCAAAGACATGTTGGACCACAATAAGTTTCTGGACTGTGTCTTGAAAGTCAAAGGGAAGGAGTTTCCCTGTCATCGGCTGGTGCTGGCAGCTTGCAGCCCATATTTTCGAGCGATGTTCCTCTCGGACATGGAAGAGAGCAAGAAGAGGGAGGTCAGTTTGGAAGATGTTGACCCAGATGTCATGGGCAAGATCCTCCATTATATCTACACCTCCGAGCTGGAGATCACAGAGCAGAACGTGCAGGACATCTTCTCCGTGGCCAACATGTTCCAGATCCCCTCCATCTTTACCGTCTGCGTGTCCTTCTTGCAGAAGCGGCTCTGCCTCAGCAACTGCTTGGCTATCTTCAGGCTGGGCTTGATGCTGGACTGTGCCCGGCTGGCCGTGGCGGCTCGGGATTTCATTTGCGATCGCTTTGCGCTGGTCTCTCGGGATGAGGAGTTCTACCAGCTCTCCCCTGACGAGCTTATCGCAATCATCTCCAGTGACTCCCTCAACATAGAGAAAGAGGAGACCGTCTTCGAAGTAGTGATGAAGTGGGTGGGGACCAAGGACCACGAGAGCCGGCAGAAGGCCTTGCCTGTCATCTTTGAGAGCATCCGCTTCCGCCTCATGCCCAACGACTACATCAAGGACCACGTGGAGAAGCACGCCATGGTGAAGTCCAGCCCAGAGCTGCTCAAGAAACTGCAGATGGTGAAGGATGCCCAGAAAGGCAAATTCACTGtggtgaagaagaagaaagtgaagaaaagcagTGATAAGCAAGTGAAAGACAATGTTGTCAATGGAGCGGTAGATGAGAAGGAAGATACAGAGGAGGATGCTCTCCCAGGGATCTTAAATGACACAATGCGCTTTGGGATGTTCCTCCAGGACCTTATTTTCATGGTGAGCGACAGTGGAGCAGTGGCCTACGATCCCACTGCCAATGAGTGCTATTTTGCCTCCCTCTCTACTCAAATCCCAAAGAACCACATCAGTCTGGTGACCAAAGAGAATCAGATCTTCATTGTTGGAGGACTATACTACAACGAGGACAACAAAGAGGATCCCATGAGTTCCTACTTCCTACAG TATGACCATCTGGACGCAGACTGGCTGGGGAtgccccccctgccctcccctcgcTGCCTCTTTGGCCTGGGAGAGGCGGAAAACTCTATTTTTGTCGTTGGAGGGAAAGAactgaaagagggagagaagaccCTGGATTCAGTCCTGTGCTACGACCGGCT GTCCTTCAAGTGGGGTGAAGCCGATTCCCTTCCCTACGCAGTCTATGGCCACGCGGTGGTATCGCACAAGGATCTCATCTACATCATTGGTGGCAAAGGAAGCGACAA GAAGTGCCTGAAGACGATGTGTGTCTACAATCCAGCCAAGTTTGAGTGGAAAGAGCTGGCTCCCATGAAAACTGCCCGCTCCTTGTTCGGAGCCGCTGTGCACAAGGACAAAATCTACGTGGCGGCTGGCGTGACCGACTCCGGTTTGACCAACTCAGTGGAAGTCTACGACATTGCCACCAACAA GTGGGACACCTTCACTGAGTTCCCCCAGGAGCGCAGCTCAGTCAGCCTGGTGAGCTTGGCCGGGGTGCTCTACCTGCTCGGAGGGTTTGCCACGGTGGAGACGGAGTCAGGAGAACTGGTGCCAACAGAGCTGAACGACGTTTGGAG ATATGATGAAGAGCAGAAGAAGTGGGAAGGGGTCCTCCGGGAGATCCAGTATGCCTCCGGTGCCACTTTCCTTCCCGTGCGCCTCAATGTTTTGCGCCTAACGAAGATGTAG